The genome window ATTTGACACAAACCAGTCGGAACGCGTCCAGCCGTCCGCCAGCTCAGTGGTGCCGCGCAACCTGCCGTTGGAAACATTTTGCAATCCCGGCGGCGCGGTGATACGGATCATCATGCTGTCCGGCTCGTCGGATTGGTGATCTTTTAACGGCCACCACAAATTGGCGCCATCCCCCTGGCAGGTGACCGCAATCCACGGATTTCCGTCGCTGTCGCTATCCCAACTGATGCCGCCTTCCCACGGCGGACGATGTGCTTCCAGCGGTGTTCCGCCATAAAATACGGTAATCGATTCCTGTTCGCCTTTGGCGATGGTTTTGGGCATGTGGACAAAAATGAAGTCACCGTCGCGATCGTATTTCAGCGATCGTCCGTCCGAAAACACAATTTTTTCGATGTTCAGCAAATGGTGGAGTTCGATCTGCATTTTGGAAAATGCAGCGGTGCTGCGAAAATGGATGGCGTTGTTGCCGCGAATGGTTTTGGTTGCCGGATCAACCCGCAAATCGAGATCGTAATACGTCACATCGAAACAACTGCGTTCCGGCGTCAGCGTGCCGCGCAGCGTATCTTCACGGGTAAATGGCTGGGCAAAAACGGATTGGGCAAAACTACTGAGGCAAATCAAAAGCAGTACTAAACAGGCAGGCTTTCGGAACATGGATTCTCCTGTATTCGGGTTATTTTTGGTTCGAAATATTAATCCGCTTTTCCCGAATAAACAAGAGTGCCCACCGGAAATTTGCATCTCCGGCAAATTACATTCGGACACTGAAAAAAATGGCGCTACCGGAATTGGGTGATATCCACTGTCAGTCCGTAATCTGGCAGCCTATTTTTCTTTCTGATTTTCCAAATTCAAATCCCCCTAAACCGTCCACAACGTGCGATCCAAACTGCGGTATTGTATCGCTTCGCTGATGTGTTCGGGCAAAATGGATGCGTTACCGGCCAAATCCGCGATGGTTCGTGATACTTTCAAAATCCGGTCGTATGCCCGCGCGGAAAGCCCCAATTGGTTGATGGCCATTTTCAGCAAATTTTGCCCCTGTTCATCCACTTTGCAGTGATTGCGGATTTCGCGGGGCAGCATATCCGCATTGCAAAACAAATGTGCCGATCCGGCAAATCGCTGCTGCTGAACTTCGCGCGCTTTTTGCACCCGTTCCCGAATCGCAGTCGATTTCTCGCCGCTTTGTTTGGCGGCCAAATCCTGATATTTTACGGCGGGAACTTCAATCTGAATATCAATCCGATCGAGCAACGGTCCGCTGATTCGCGACAAATAGCGTTGAATTTGCGGCGGCGCGCAACTGCATTCCTTTCCCGGATCGGTGTAATAGCCGCACGGACAGGGATTCATCGCGGCTGCGAGCATAAAATTTGCGGGATACGTTATCGACAGCAGCGCTCGCGCGATGGTTACTTTGCCGTCTTCCAACGGTTGGCGCATTACTTCCAGTACATTTTTTTTGAATTCCGGCAACTCGTCCAAAAACAGCACACCGTGATGGCTGAGGCTCACCTCGCCGGGACGGGGAAATTTGCCGCCGCCGATTAACCCGGCATCGCTGATGGTGTGGTGCGGTGAACGGAACGGACGGGTGGCAATCATTGCCGAGTTGTTTTCCAGCAGTCCGGCAACGGAGTGGATTTTGGTGGTTTCCAGCGCTTCTTCCAAAGTGATCGTCGGTAAAATGGTGGGAATGCGTTTGGCTAACATGGTTTTACCGGAGCCCGGCGGGCCAACCATTATAATGTTGTGTCCACCCGCTGCAGCAACTTCCAGCGCGCGTTTGACGTGCTCCTGACCTTTCACATCCGCAAAATCGACCTGATAGTGGCGGCTCACTTCAAAAATTTCGTTGAGATCGACGTTGTGCGGCGCGATTTCTTCCACGCTGTTCAAAAAATCGACCGCCTGGCGCAAATTATCGATCGGGAACACTTCCAATTCTTTGATCATCGCGGCTTCGCGAACATTTTCGGTGGGCACCAGCAATCCTTTCATGCCCATTTGGCGAACCATCCAGGCGATGGAAAGCACGCCGTGCACCGGGCGCACGGCGCCATCCAGCGCCAGTTCACCGACGATGACGTGATCCTGCAGCCGCGCTTCGGAAATTTCGCCATAGGCAGCCAGCAAACCGATGGCAATCGGCAAATCGTAACCGGAACCTTCTTTGCGAATATCTGCCGGCGCCAAATTGATGGTCGTTCGCTTTTGGGTCAGCTCGTAACCGGAATTTTTGATGGCGGAAGTCACCCGTTCCCGGCTCTCCCGAACGGCGGAATCGGGCAATCCGACCATCGCGACGTTCTGTAAACCGCGTTCCAAACTGGTTTCCACTTCCACCAAATAGGCGTCAATTCCCATTAATGCGGCAGATTTCACTTTCGATAGCATTTATTCTCCTTTTCGTCATCCGGTAAAAAACGCCGGGAGTCACTGCAATAGTCGCAACAATTTGTTTGAAAAATATTTTGAAATGTGTCCGAATTTATCGTTTTCAGCCAAATATTCAACCCATAAAATGATTTTTTTTAGCATCCATTATCTACCAAAAAATTATTTGAGAATTATTTAACGTAATTTCGGAACCGTTAAAGCGTGTCACCTAGCATCCGATTATTGAGATGAAATGAAAAATGTCAGGAAGTTAGATTTGGCAAATTCAATTACAGCGCGTTGCGGAATCGAAACCAGAGTTGGAACATGCAATTGCATATCACATATTTCAACTGAGTTAAATCAATGAATATTAGTAATATAAGCACCATTTTATCATCTATTGTCCAGCGGTTAAAAAACCTCTCAATGCCCCCAGGTACACCTGACAATGAAATCGAATCGATTCGCCTGTTCAATTACGCAAGCTTGATAGTCGCCTGTGTCACCTTGCCGGACACCATAAACGCGATCAAACTTGGCTATCCGGCATTAATTTTCAGCAAGGTAATCGGGTCAGTGTTTTATCTGATTACGCCCTATCTCTGGTTTATCCGCAATTTACTCACCAAAAAGCTGATTCTTTATTGCGTTTTGATAGCCAATATTTTTGTCTCCGCATCCACTTTTGGCGCAGAAACGGGATTTCATTTCAACTTTGTATCCATGCTATTTGGCAGCATGTTTGTATTTGATCTGGAAAAAAAGCACGAGTTGTTTATCACTTATTTTTTTCCGATGGCAGCGTTTGTTTTGCTGGAAGCTACTGATTATTCTCTATTTGCGGTTCCAAATCTGGATGTTTCTTATCAAGAATATCTCCTGTTCAAAAATTTTGTGGTGGTGTTAATTTCCGCCCAATCATTTGCGTTGATTTACCGGCATCTTAATCGAAAACAACGTCTTACAATCCACAATGCGGTAACCGAACAGGAAATGCTCAACAAAGAGCTGCAGCGCTCAACAGAATTGCTCAGAAATATCACTGAAAATATCGATGAAATTTTTTGGGTTTTGGAAAAGGGACGGTTGGTTTACCTCAGCCCAGCATTTGAAAAAATATATGAAATACCTTCAACCACATTTTTGGAGAAAAAAGATTACGCGGATTTTTTGGTGATTCCTGAAGATTTCGAACGATTTACGGCAGCGATAAAATCCCCGACATTTGCCCAAAAAGGGTTTCTGGATATCGAATACCGGATCAAAACCAAAAGCGGTGTGACCAAATGGTTGCATACCCGCACCTTCCCGGTAATCCAAAATGAAAAAATATTGCGGATTGTTGGCTTAACAGAAGACATTTCCCGGCAAAAACAGTTGGAATATGACCTGATTGCCGCACGGGAATCTGCAGAAAAAGCGGCAAATACCAAATCGGAATTTTTGTCCACCATGAGCCACGAAATCCGCACGCCGATGAATGCGGTAATCGGAATGTCGTATTTGTTACTGCAGGGGAACCCGCGCGAAGATCAGATGGAATTTTTGAAAACGCTGCAGTTTTCTGCGAACAATCTGATGTCGCTGATAAATGATATTCTGGATTTCAGCAAAATTGAGGCGGGGAAAATCATCATCGAGCACATCGATTTTAGTTTGCATGAATTGCTCGAAGGTGTGTATCTGGCATCCGGGATAAAGGCGCAGGAAAAAAATATTGAACTAAATCTCATAACCGATCCGACGCTGCCAAAACACGTAACCGGCGACCCGGTTCGGCTTACCCAAATATTGAACAACCTTATCAGCAACGCTATCAAATTTACCGAAAAAGGTTTTGTAAATATTGATGTTAAATGTGTAGAAAACCACAAAGAGCGTGTGCAAATATTTTTCAAAATAAAAGATAGCGGCGTTGGCATCACACCGGACAACCTGCCACATATTTTTAACAGCTTTACCCAGGAAAGCTCTGCCACAACCCGTAAATTTGGTGGAACCGGATTAGGTTTAACAATCACCAAACGGTTGCTGGAATTGCAAAATAGCGATATTTTTGTGGAAAGTATCCCCGGAAAAGGGTCTGAGTTTTACTTCACTCTCGACTTTGGCAAAACAGTGGGAATGCAAGTTGACAACTTTGAATCCGCACTAAATTTCCGGCAAGATGGACACGGTTTAAAAGGTGCAAAAGTGCTGTTGGTGGAAGACAATCGTGTGAACCGACTGGTTGCCGAACGCTTTTTGCAAAAATGGGAAGTGATGCTCGATTTTGCAGAAAACGGCAAAATTGCCGTTGATTGCGTACAAAATAACACATATGACCTGATTTTGATGGATTTACAAATGCCGGAAATGGATGGCTATCAGGCGACAACCGCAATTCGAAGCATGGATTCCGAGCACAATAAGTCGGTGCCGATTATTGCGCTCACCGCCGAAGCCCTCACCGAAGTTCGGGAAAAAGTACTGAACACCGGCATGAACGATTTTATCACCAAGCCTTTCAAACCGGACAATTTGTTCAATACCATTTCAAAATATTTGGGGAACGCCAAATAACGTTCCCCATTGTTTTTATTTGATTTAAAAATTGGAGTGCGAATTATTTTAATGCGCCAGCGTCATCTTTTTCGTATTCGAAAATTTCAGAAAACCACTCTCCGGATCGAAAGCATCTAACCGCAAAAAGTAAACACCACCACTTACCGGTTGATTAAAATCATTGATTCCGTCCCATTTTAACTGGTGCTCTCCCGCTGCAAAATCGCCGTCGCCGAGCTGCCGAACGGGTCGTCCCAACAAATCAAAAATCGTCACGCGGATTCGGCTGTTTTGCGGCAGCGAAAATTGAACCGTTGTTTCCGGATTAAACGGGTTCGGGAAATTTTGTGCCAGTTCAAAACCGGAAATCAGGTTTTGGTCATCAGCAGTTGTTGCGGAAATGACGCTGTGAAATTTGCGAACACCGTTGTAATCGACATCTGCAAGCTTGTAAAAATAGGTGGTATTGTCTGCCAACTGCAGATCTTTGAAAGCGTAGTCGTGGTAAACATTGCTGTTTCCGGCACCGGTCAGCGAGGGATCCGTGACAAAAGTTGCGACCAATTCAAACGGGCCATTGTCGGAAGTGGAGCGATATACTTCAAAACCTAAGTTATTGATTTCACTGGCAGTTGTCCATTCCAACAACACCTGGCGAAAACCACCGTTTGCCCGCAGCGACGCCAATTCGACCGGCAGTGAAACGTCGAAAAGGGCGCGAAGCACTACACTGGTGGAATTATAAACAACATCAAAAATCGGGTTTCCATTATCAGTCGGAATATTCACGGTGGAAAAAGTACCGGAGCGACTGGAACAGTTAATGATCGTAAATTCATCATTTTCTTGCGGTTGGAAGCCGTTGATGATCGATATATTCAGCGTTCCGTCAACAGCAAAAGTACTGGACGAATTTATATGATCATACTGGCTGCCCTGTGTAGAGCCGCCGATTTCAAATGTGCAAACCGAACTCGAAGACAGGGTTTGATTTCCACTGATGGATAAATTTCCGGCTGCGGACGATCCACCGGGATTGTAGCCACCGTTTAACGTTACTGTTGACGCTTTGTGGGTATCGATCAATCCGGAACCGGTTAGGCTGCCGGTTGTGGCATTTACAAATGCTTCGTCGAAATAAACGGTCTCACCGCCTTGAACGTTGATGGTGCCATTATTCGTGACATCCACCCGCAGGGTTACGGTGCCACCGCCGGCATCTTTCGTGAATGTGCCGTTATTTATAAATGATCCGGAACCGGCAGAAATCACTTCCCAGGTTGAATTGCTTTGTTGATGAAATGTTGCACCAACTCCATTAATGATTGACGCACCGTTGTCAAAATCCAACCTTTTGGAGCTCAACCCTGTCCAATATGAATCACCGTTAACCGTTAATGTTCGTTGACTCATAAGGTTATTGGTAGTCGCAGTATATAAAAATGTGCCGTTTACAACCAAACTCCCCGATCCGTAAATGCGGCCAGCGCGCCATTCGAATGTGCCGTTAATAATAATCGGGCCATCGCCGCCAACATAGCCTTCCGATGCTGATGAACCTTCCACATCAATTAAAAAAGTTGTACCGGAAGAGAATGTCATGCCGCTACCGGTAGATGTCAATACAGGTCTTGTGTTACTCTGGATCATTTGGACAGTGCCATTACCGGTAAAGTTTGCGCCGTCAAAAATGAACGGGCGATCGGCAAAGGAAATAACCGCGCCGCTTTCCGTATGAAAAGTGCCCTCAAGCCCGGTCCCCGTATCGCCGTGCTCAAATTGGATGATGCCGACCTCTGCACTGATCGTGCCGTAATTCAGTAATGTCGGGTCAAGTTGAGATTCATCATAACTGCCACCGGTGTTTCCAGTTTTGGTAATTGTTCCATAGTTTGTCAGTCTTCCGCCATTGGTTGCTGCGACAAAATCCAGCCGGGTTTTATTTTCGATATTGAAATTGGCACCGCTTCGGTTGATAAAATGGGCTTCGTAATTCACTTTAATTTCGCCGGCATCCTGCCATACGATATCACCATAATTCTCAAATGTGAGGTAATTCATACTTTTTTCGCCGGCACCGAAAATTGTCATCGAACAGCTTGCTCCAAAAGATATTTTGGAGCTGCTGCTCCCGGTGATAGTTCCACCACTCCAACTGGCTGAATTATTGACCGTGAGAACTCTTGAGCTACTCAAAGACAAAGTGCCGCCGGTAATAATTAGGGTGCCGACGGATCGATTGCTGGAAACAGTGACCGTTCCACTGGAAATAGTGACCTGATCGCTGCTTCCCGGAATTCCGTTTGGTGACCAATTGCCCGAAGTTCCCCAGTCACCCGAAGAAACGTTCCAAACATAATTTGCAGCAAGAATATGAAATGAGAGCAATAACAGCGATGCAACTACCAACCGTATGCGAATCATTGAAATTTCTACCCTTCCTTGAATAAAAGTGTATCTTCTAATTACAACGCTCAAAATTAACCTAACTGATACACGAACATTTGATCACAAGCACATTATCAAAGAAATTTACATTGACCAAATGAAGCTCCTTTTAACATTCGATTACATCTCGATTAAAAATACGCGGATATCTAATCTATCGTATTTTAATACACTTAACTTGATCACATCAGTTCAGAAATTTGTATTTCTTGGATGAATATTAACGGGATTTGTGATCACAAATTGCGTAGAAAAAATGTTGAATTTCAAGCTAAAAAAGCCTTTCATTTTCATTGTTTTTGAATGTTTAACCGCACATCAGTGTTTGTATTTCGTGACGCATTTTTGCCCAAAAATCTGGATTTTATTTTCCCGGATTTTACGACTTCCGGCAATGCCGTATCCAATTTGACCTTATTTTCTTCCAATTCTGCTCTTTTTAGAGAAAATTCGGGTGCGCAGTTTTCGCTTTTCGATTTTTTTTCATATAAAAAGAAAAGCCAGATTCACTGCTAACCAAAATAAACCTGTATATGAAATTTTGAAATGCATTCATTAACCACAACATCTTTCCCAATAATTCGACATAGCTAATTGTTTATCATCGAAAAAAACCGAGATTTCTTGAACCTTTCCCCAATTCAGAAACAAACATCGGGATCAAAAAGTGTGATTTGGGGAAAAGTGAACCACTGTTCAGAACGGTTCATTTCTCTTCCGGTTTTTTGTTTGAGATAAACCAAACAATCGTTATTTTTGCAGACAACACAGCGCGAAAGTCGAAAAAAATGACCAAACTCAATTATTCACCAACACCCAAAAAGGCTAAAAATGGCAACCTTGATTGAAAAACCAACGATTATTGAAGCGGCGGGCAACAAACCAAAAATCATCGAAGAATACATCGGGCGGGTAAATTCGAAAACATCAGATGTGAGCATTGCCCGAATGAAAAGTCCCGCAGGCTGGGTGGAACCCGGCCAAACCCCGGAATTTGACGAATACACAGTGGTGTTGAGCGGCATGTTGCGGGTAAAAACCGCCGATGGCGAAATGGACGTTCGCGCAGGGCAGGCGATAATTGTGCCGGGCGGCGAGTGGGTTCAATACAGTTCGCCGGCGGATGGCGGTGCAGAATATGTGGCAGTTTGTTTGCCCGCATTTTCCCCGAATACTGTTCACCGT of Calditrichia bacterium contains these proteins:
- a CDS encoding response regulator, translated to MPPGTPDNEIESIRLFNYASLIVACVTLPDTINAIKLGYPALIFSKVIGSVFYLITPYLWFIRNLLTKKLILYCVLIANIFVSASTFGAETGFHFNFVSMLFGSMFVFDLEKKHELFITYFFPMAAFVLLEATDYSLFAVPNLDVSYQEYLLFKNFVVVLISAQSFALIYRHLNRKQRLTIHNAVTEQEMLNKELQRSTELLRNITENIDEIFWVLEKGRLVYLSPAFEKIYEIPSTTFLEKKDYADFLVIPEDFERFTAAIKSPTFAQKGFLDIEYRIKTKSGVTKWLHTRTFPVIQNEKILRIVGLTEDISRQKQLEYDLIAARESAEKAANTKSEFLSTMSHEIRTPMNAVIGMSYLLLQGNPREDQMEFLKTLQFSANNLMSLINDILDFSKIEAGKIIIEHIDFSLHELLEGVYLASGIKAQEKNIELNLITDPTLPKHVTGDPVRLTQILNNLISNAIKFTEKGFVNIDVKCVENHKERVQIFFKIKDSGVGITPDNLPHIFNSFTQESSATTRKFGGTGLGLTITKRLLELQNSDIFVESIPGKGSEFYFTLDFGKTVGMQVDNFESALNFRQDGHGLKGAKVLLVEDNRVNRLVAERFLQKWEVMLDFAENGKIAVDCVQNNTYDLILMDLQMPEMDGYQATTAIRSMDSEHNKSVPIIALTAEALTEVREKVLNTGMNDFITKPFKPDNLFNTISKYLGNAK
- a CDS encoding cupin domain-containing protein, which encodes MATLIEKPTIIEAAGNKPKIIEEYIGRVNSKTSDVSIARMKSPAGWVEPGQTPEFDEYTVVLSGMLRVKTADGEMDVRAGQAIIVPGGEWVQYSSPADGGAEYVAVCLPAFSPNTVHRDDE
- a CDS encoding YifB family Mg chelatase-like AAA ATPase, whose protein sequence is MLSKVKSAALMGIDAYLVEVETSLERGLQNVAMVGLPDSAVRESRERVTSAIKNSGYELTQKRTTINLAPADIRKEGSGYDLPIAIGLLAAYGEISEARLQDHVIVGELALDGAVRPVHGVLSIAWMVRQMGMKGLLVPTENVREAAMIKELEVFPIDNLRQAVDFLNSVEEIAPHNVDLNEIFEVSRHYQVDFADVKGQEHVKRALEVAAAGGHNIIMVGPPGSGKTMLAKRIPTILPTITLEEALETTKIHSVAGLLENNSAMIATRPFRSPHHTISDAGLIGGGKFPRPGEVSLSHHGVLFLDELPEFKKNVLEVMRQPLEDGKVTIARALLSITYPANFMLAAAMNPCPCGYYTDPGKECSCAPPQIQRYLSRISGPLLDRIDIQIEVPAVKYQDLAAKQSGEKSTAIRERVQKAREVQQQRFAGSAHLFCNADMLPREIRNHCKVDEQGQNLLKMAINQLGLSARAYDRILKVSRTIADLAGNASILPEHISEAIQYRSLDRTLWTV